The region CGGTCGAGAGGAGGATTCCGCTTTCGGCCAGCCGCCTCCTGAGCGCGCCGCTCTCGTAGGCGAGATCCCCAAAGAGCCTCCTCGCGACTTCGCCCTCCTCCAGGGCCGCCCCCGCGAGGAGCTCCTCGACGAGGAGTACGTCGGCTTCGTTGGCGGCGGTCATCTCGTAGGAGATGGGAACCCGATTGGTAGAGCACACCAGATGCAGCTTCACCCCGTACACGCAGAACGAACCCCACCTGCTCCACCCCGCTCCCTCGAAGCCCGCGGCGGACTGCTTCACTTGCCTCGGATGCAGGACGGAAAGCAGCGTCGAGTCCACGATGAGCGTCTCTGGATCTCCGACCAACTCCTCCAGCAAGGCGCGTCGCAGGGGTTCGAGGAAACGCCTGAGCTTCCTCACACGTCGATGGAAGGAAGAAGGATGCAGCCCCACCACT is a window of Rubrobacter xylanophilus DSM 9941 DNA encoding:
- a CDS encoding transposase gives rise to the protein MTPTGFSTLKGRRYESLKRLSDSEVITLALFQQLRGVESERSFLRDCERFFSHLFPGVVGLHPSSFHRRVRKLRRFLEPLRRALLEELVGDPETLIVDSTLLSVLHPRQVKQSAAGFEGAGWSRWGSFCVYGVKLHLVCSTNRVPISYEMTAANEADVLLVEELLAGAALEEGEVARRLFGDLAYESGALRRRLAESGILLSTEGASRRPATRQQIEVCFAHLKGAFGLGETLAKTLVGLAIRIAAKVTAYTYGLYVNRLLGRPQGRIKELWA